The Streptomyces sp. NBC_00597 DNA segment CGCCTCTGTGCTGCCCCTGCGGGCAGCACCCGCCGGCAGCCTGGAGCGCGTCCCGCCGCACGACCTGGAGGCCGAACAGGCTGTCGTCGGCGCCCTGATGCTGGCCCCCGAGGTGACCGCACAGGTGGCCGCGGCGATGGACCCCGCCGACCACTACCGCCCGGCCCACGAGACGATCCACCGCGCGATCCTGGACCTGCACGGCCAGGGACAGGCCGCGGACCCCATCACTCTCGGCCACCACCTCGACCACGCCGGTGTCCTCGGCAAGGTTGGCGGACGGCCCTACCTCCACACCCTGGTGCAGGCGGTCCCCAGCACGGCCAATGCCGAGTACTACGCAGGGATCGTCCACCAGCTGGCGCGCCGCCGCCGCAGCATCGAGGCCGGTACCCGCATCGTCCAGGCCGGCATGTCCCCGGACGCCACGGACGACGACCTGCGTGAAGCCCTGGCCCTGGGCGCCGAGACGATCCCCGGCACGTGGGCGGATCCCATCCCGCTCAACGTCCAGCCCACGCTCCCGCCCTTCCCCACGAATGCCCTCCCTGGGTGGCTCGCCGACTACGTTGCCGCCGTCGCGGAGGAGACGCAGACCCCGCCCGACATGGCCGGAGCTCTGGCCCTCTCTGTCTTGTCCGCAGCCTCAGGCGGTCGGGCCGTGGTCCAGGTGCGCGGTCGCTGGAGGGAGCCCACCAACCTCTTCGTGGTGGTCGCGCTCGGTCCCGCCAACCGAAAGTCCTCGGTCTTCGCCGCGATGACCCGCCCCCTGTACGAGGCGGAGAAGAGCCTCGTGGAGGGGGCGAACCTCACGATCGTGGAGGCGGAGGTCACCGCGAAGATGGCCCGCGAAGCAGCCGACAAGGCCGCAGCCCAGGCCGCGAAGGCGGAGGGCCCGGAGCGGGACAACCTGATCGCCGAGGCCATCGGCCTCGCCCAGGTCGCCGAGACCCTGACCGTGCCGGCCAGCCCGCGACTCCTCGCCGATGACGCCACTCCCGAGGTCATCACCACCCTGCTCGCCGAGCAGGGCGGCAGGCTCGCGGTCATGTCTGCCGAGGGCGGCATCTTCGACATCATCGCCGGGCGCTACTCCGGGATCCCCAACATGGAGGTCTTCCTCAAGGGCCATGCCGGCGACCGGCTCCGGGTGGACCGTCGGAGCCGTGAGGAGTTCATCGAAGCCCCGGCCCTGACCATGGGCCTGGCCGTCCAGCCCAGCGTTCTGGAAGAGATCGGCAAGAACCGCGGCTTCGACGGCCGCGGCCTGCTGGCCCGCTTCCTCTACTGCCTGCCCGAATCCCTCGTCGGCCGCCGGAGGATCAATCCGGGGCAGGTGCCGGCCGCGGTGGCGGAGACGTACGAGCGTAACGTGTACGCACTCACCCTGCGGCTGGCCGACTGGACCGACCCATTCGTCATCCAGCTCACCCCGGAAGCCGGTCGGGCCTTGATCGCCTACGAGGAGCGGCTTGAGCCGCAGCTCAGGGCCAAGGGCGGCAGGCTCGGCCACATCGACAAATGGGCGGGCAAGCTCATCGGCGCCACCGCCCGCATCGCCGGAGTCCTCCACCTCGCGACCCATATCGACGGTGGGCACCACGAGCCCATCACCGAGGCCACGCTGCGTGCAGCCATCGAGATCGCGGACTACTTCACCGCCCATGCCCTGACCGTCTTCGATCTCATGGGCGCAGACACATCGCTGGCCCGGGCCCGCGTCCTACTGTCGGCTCTGGAGCACAACGGGTGGGAGAGCATCACTCGCCGCGACCTGTTCGCCAAGCTCTCCCGCTCCGAATTCCCCACGGTTGCCGAGCTGGAGCCTGCCCTCGCGCTCCTGGAGGAACACGGCTACCTCCGTACCGACACCCCGCCCCGGACCGGTAAGCGCGGACGTCCGCCGGCCCCTCGGTACCTCATCCACCCCAACGTCCGGGAGCCCAAGGCGTGAGCTCGCGATGGAGCTGCACCCCCTGTAACCCGCCGCAGAAACCGCAGAATCCGCAGAAACCCGCCACCGCCCACTCTGACCAGCGGCGACACCCCAGCAGCGCGACCGCCGCAGAAAGTCTTCGAACTCCCCCAGAAATCATCGCCCACAGCTGGCGCCGCCTCGCCCCATGGGCCACCACCTATTTCTGCGGAGATTCCCGAGGTTTCTGCGGCGCGTACCGCCATCTTCCGAACGCCGCAGGTCAGGCCGCAGATCCCGGTATTTCTGCGGATTCTGCGGTTTCTGCGGCGCCCCGCCGTCCCGTAGCTCAACACCTGCCCCGTGGAGGAACAGTGGCCGCACCGCGTGACGAGATGTTGACCATCCCCCAAGTCGTTGAAGAGATCGGCGTACCTCTGGCCACGTTCTACCGCTGGCGGCAACTGAGGAAGGGCCCCAAGGCCATCAAGCTCCCGAACGGATCGGTGCGAATCCGGCGCTCTGAGCTGGACCGCTGGATTGCCACCCTGGAAGAGGCCGCGTGACCAACCGCAAGACCGCGAACGTGCCGGGCCCCCGCAGCAGCGGGGGCCCGGCCCCCACGGCGGAACTCACCTTGACCACGGATGTTCGGATATGGAAGATCAGCAAGCTTTCCAGCAAGTCAGCCCCCTACCAACTGCGGTGGGTTGTGGCTGGGCAAGTCCGGCACGCCACGTTCGCCACCGTGGCGCTTGCCGAAAGCCGCCGCTCGGAACTCTGGAACGCGATGTCGAAAGGGCAGCCGTTCGATGTCGAATCGGGCTTGCCGGAGTCCGAGGTCCGTAAGGCTGCCGCCAAAGAGAACGTCCGCCCCGATCCCACCTGGTGGGACTTCAGTCGTGAGTACATGGCCGTCCGGTGGCGGACAGCTGCGGCGAAGACCCGCGAGGGACTGGCGGACAGCCTCGCCACGGTGGCCCTCGCGATGATGGGCGACGGTGCCAAGGCGCCCACCCTGGAAGAGGTACGGCTGGCGGTGCGCTGGGCTGTCGTACCGGCGCACAAGGGCGAGGAGCCTCCGCCGGAACTGGCGCGGACCTGTACGTGGCTCTCGCAGCGCTCCCGGCCCCTCTCGGACCTACTGGACCCGAGAGTGCTCCGGGACGTCCAGTACCGGCTTTCGTTCAAGCTGGACGACACGCCCGCGGCGGGGGAGACCTACAAGCGGCGCCGACGCGGCTTCAACACCGCCATGGAGTACGCGATCGAGTCGGGTTACCTGGACGCGAACCCTCTCGCCGGGGTGAAGCGGGCCGGGCCCAAGGGCGGTGACGCTGTGGACCCCAGGGTTCTGGTCAATACCGTCCAGGGCAGCCAGCTCCTGACCGCCGTCTCCTACGTCGGCTCCGTCCACCGCAACCGCGGGCGACGACTCATCGCGTTCTTCGCTTGCCAGCTCTATGCGGCGATGCGGCCGGCGGAAGCGGTCGGGCTGAGGGAGCAGGACTGCCACCTCCCCGAAACGGGGTGGGGCACCCTCACGCTCAGGGAGACGCTGCCGGTGTCCGGCAAGAGGTGGACCGACTCCGGGAAGCGCCACGACAAGCGCGGCCTCAAGTCGCGCGAGGCCAAGGCGGACCGCCCGGTCCCCATTCCGCCGATCCTGGTGGCGATGCTCCGCGAGCACATCGAGGAGTTCGGCACGGCTCAGGGCGGCCGGCTCTTCGCCAACGAGCGAGGCGGTGTGCTGGGGACGTCCAGCTACTGGAGGGTCTGGCAGGAGACACGGGCATTCGCCCTGCCTCCTGACCGGGCTGCCTCACTGCTCGCGCGGCGGCCGTATGACCTGCGGCACACCTGCATCACGAACTGGCTGAACGCAGGGGTCCCGGTCGCCGAGGTCGCCCGCCGCGCCGGCAACTCGCCCGAGGTCATCCACAGGCGCTACGAAGGCTGCATCGACGGCCATGAGGAGCTGAACAACGCGAAGATCGCGAAAGCCATGGGGTGGTCAGAACCCCAGTGAGCGCCAGGGATGGCCCACACTAATCTGCGCCCATGCGACAAGTGGTGAACCGATTAGGACTGTTGGGGCTTCTGATGGTCATATCCGGGTGCGGTGGCGGGCAGACGACGACCACCACGGGTGATGTGACCACGACGGTGGTGCAGGACAGCCAGTGGGTCACCACGGCGATCTCTGCCGGAGCTGTGCTCATCAGCTCGGTCGCCGCAGCCTGGACAACCCA contains these protein-coding regions:
- a CDS encoding tyrosine-type recombinase/integrase is translated as MALAESRRSELWNAMSKGQPFDVESGLPESEVRKAAAKENVRPDPTWWDFSREYMAVRWRTAAAKTREGLADSLATVALAMMGDGAKAPTLEEVRLAVRWAVVPAHKGEEPPPELARTCTWLSQRSRPLSDLLDPRVLRDVQYRLSFKLDDTPAAGETYKRRRRGFNTAMEYAIESGYLDANPLAGVKRAGPKGGDAVDPRVLVNTVQGSQLLTAVSYVGSVHRNRGRRLIAFFACQLYAAMRPAEAVGLREQDCHLPETGWGTLTLRETLPVSGKRWTDSGKRHDKRGLKSREAKADRPVPIPPILVAMLREHIEEFGTAQGGRLFANERGGVLGTSSYWRVWQETRAFALPPDRAASLLARRPYDLRHTCITNWLNAGVPVAEVARRAGNSPEVIHRRYEGCIDGHEELNNAKIAKAMGWSEPQ
- a CDS encoding DUF3987 domain-containing protein, with amino-acid sequence MTPEPESEQYASVLPLRAAPAGSLERVPPHDLEAEQAVVGALMLAPEVTAQVAAAMDPADHYRPAHETIHRAILDLHGQGQAADPITLGHHLDHAGVLGKVGGRPYLHTLVQAVPSTANAEYYAGIVHQLARRRRSIEAGTRIVQAGMSPDATDDDLREALALGAETIPGTWADPIPLNVQPTLPPFPTNALPGWLADYVAAVAEETQTPPDMAGALALSVLSAASGGRAVVQVRGRWREPTNLFVVVALGPANRKSSVFAAMTRPLYEAEKSLVEGANLTIVEAEVTAKMAREAADKAAAQAAKAEGPERDNLIAEAIGLAQVAETLTVPASPRLLADDATPEVITTLLAEQGGRLAVMSAEGGIFDIIAGRYSGIPNMEVFLKGHAGDRLRVDRRSREEFIEAPALTMGLAVQPSVLEEIGKNRGFDGRGLLARFLYCLPESLVGRRRINPGQVPAAVAETYERNVYALTLRLADWTDPFVIQLTPEAGRALIAYEERLEPQLRAKGGRLGHIDKWAGKLIGATARIAGVLHLATHIDGGHHEPITEATLRAAIEIADYFTAHALTVFDLMGADTSLARARVLLSALEHNGWESITRRDLFAKLSRSEFPTVAELEPALALLEEHGYLRTDTPPRTGKRGRPPAPRYLIHPNVREPKA
- a CDS encoding helix-turn-helix transcriptional regulator, which encodes MAAPRDEMLTIPQVVEEIGVPLATFYRWRQLRKGPKAIKLPNGSVRIRRSELDRWIATLEEAA